The genomic segment TTGTGCATCGCACCAGTAGGACAAGCTTTAACACATACAGGCTCGCTACAGTGGTTACAACCTACAGACATGTAGTAAGCAAATACGTCTTGCTCAAAAGTACCTGTTGCAGGGTCAACATTCCATGTACCGCCACCATATTCGTAAACACGACGCCAGTTAACGCCGTTTAGGCTTGGCACGCCATTTTCAACTGGCTTAGTGGCATTACGGATTTGCTCGCCTTGTCTGTCTTTACAAGAGATATGGCAGGCTTTACACCCTGTACATTTAGTCGAATCGACATAAAAACTATATTGGATAGCATCGCTCATTGTAGCGCTCCCTTATAAAACTTTACGAATTTGAACACGGTTAGTGTGTTGTGGATTACCTTTAGCCACTGGGCTAGGCATGTATTTGGTTAGCGAGTTAATTGCGCCACCAATATCAACCACTTTACCTGTTGAGCCAGTACGGCCATTTGGATCTGGTAAGAACCAAGCACCTTGACCAAGAGCTACAACACCCGGTACAACACGAGGAGTAACACGTACTACAACTTCAATTGAACCACGATCGTTATACATTTCTACTTTGTCGCCAGAAGCAACGCCGTATTGTTGTGCATCAATAGCGTTCATCCATACTGCATCTTCAACTGCTTCACGTAACCAAGGTACGTTATGGTAGCTAGAGTGAGTACGACCTTTAGTGTGATAGCCCGCTAATTGCAGTGGGTAATCTTCTTTAGTGTCTTCATCTTCATAACCGTCCCACGTTACTGTGTACTGAGGGATAGCAGTGATGGTGTCGCCTTTAACTTTGTTTTGTTCCCAGTTAGCCGCGCGCCATGCAAGTTCTGCAGAATGAATTTCGATTTTGCCTGATGGCGTACCTAGTGCTTCACCGCCGTTAACAAAACCTTGTAGTGCAACGTTGCGGTTTTCCATGTTCTTACGGAAGAAACCAATTTCTTGTGCTTCTTTGTAAGTTGACGGGAACGCAGGGCTCACACCTAAGTTTTTGCTGTTTTCACGGGTTTGTTGGTATAGCTCTTCTAGCCATTCGTCTTCAGTTTTACCTTCAGTAAACTCAGCGCCAACACCCATTTTTTCAGCGATTAATGCTGCAACTTGGTACATAGACTTACAGTCCCAAATTGGGTCTACTGCAGCTTTCATTGCTGTGATGTAACCCATTGCACCTGAAGCGTAAGAATCATCAACTAAGTCGTTAGATTCTAACCAAGAGGTATCAGGAATGATGATGTCGGCAAATTTAGCGCCTGGTGTCATCCAACAATCACAAGAAACAATCAGCTCAACGCCGCTTTCATCTTTTAAGATTTCTGCAGTGCCGTTGATGTCAGCATGCTGGTTTAATAGCGAGCTGTCTGATGCTGAAATGATCACTTTGATGTTAGTACCAAGTGGCGTATCTAAATCATCAGTACCCGTAATACCGTGGGTACGTGCCGTCATGGTTTCGCCATTGTGAATCGCTTCTGACCAAGTGAAGAAAGAGATTTTTTCTTTCACTGGGTTAGTGCCTGTTGGGATAGAACCACGGAACATGTTAGTCATGTTTGGTAGCTCACCGTTTGATGAACCTTCACGACCTAATTTACCGGCTAATACACCTAGCATGTAGATAGCACGAACGGTTTGCTCACCGTTAGCTTGGCGGTTAACACCAGCGCCAGCAATGATGTATGGCTTTTCAGATGCCATTAAGTCATCAGCGACTTTCTTAATGTTAGCTTCAGAAATACCAGTGATTTTTGCTGCCCACTCAGGAGTGCGTGCTTCACGGTCAGCGAACTTGCCTTGGCCCATGATGTAATCGTGGTAGTTCTCTTCTGAATCCATCGCAGCAGCGTATTCGATTTTCTTCGCATCGCCACTGTTTAAGAAGATTTGCTTTTGCGCTTCAATTGACGCTGCGTCGTATCCGACACTGTTCTTGTTGATAAAGTCGATAGAGTTTCTATCAACCCAGCCTTCGCTGATCATCAAGTAAGCAATTGCTTCTGCTAATGCAGCATCCGTACCTGGACGGATTGGTAACCAAGACGATTCTTTACCCGTCATTGAGTCAGTGTAACGTGGGTCAATCATGGTGACTTTAAGGCCATTTGCACGTTGCAATGCCTGTAAGTAGTCATAACCTTCGCCAGAGCCTGATTGACGAATTTCACTTGGGTTGTAAGCAAAACCCAGTAAAAAGTCACTGCTTTCTAACGTGACAGTTGCAGAACCTGATGTACTGCCAGTACCAAAGGTATGCTTAGCCGCTTCAGTTTGTTGTGCCCAAGAATAGTTCCCGAAGTATTGTAAACAACCGCCAACTAGGTTGAATAAACGGTTAAAACATCCGTTAGATGCAAAACCGTAGTAAGCGCCAGAGCCGTAGCTTCTGAAAATTGCTTTGTTACCGTGCTCAGCGATCACTGAGTTTAACTTGCTACCAATCGTTTCTGCAGCTTCATCCCAAGTGATTGGCACGAATTTACCTTCGCCACGTTCACCAACACGTTTCATAGGTGATTTTAAGCGGTCTAATGCGTAAGTACGTTGACGTAGTGAGCGGCCACGGGCACAAGCACGAACTTGGTGCATACCGTAAACATCTTCTACTTCATGGTCCGTTTCAACGCGGGTAATCATCCCGTCGCGGCTATATACTTTAACTGGGCAGTTTGATCCACAGTTAACGAGACATGCAGACCAAGTTAGTGCTTCATCAACAGGTGGTTGCGGCGGTAGTGGCTCAGCATCTTTTGAGCTTGAATTACAGCCCGTTACTGTTGCAGCACAACCCAATGCAGCACTCATTTTTAAGAAACTTCTGCGTTCCATTATTATTTCCTCTTACTAAAATAAATTCAGCACGTTTGTTAAACGACTACAGCACATAGCTGAAATTCAGCATGATTTGATGGGCGTTATAATTGTGATTAAGCTCGCCCAGGGTAACCATGCCTGGCACTTGGTCAGGGGTCATTTGAGCGTCATCGGTGTCGTAATAGCGTTCGTAGCTGTAGGTCAGCTTTAATGCCATGTCATCACTCAAGGCATAGTTAGCGTAAAGGCTAGCGCTATGGTTATATGAGTAGTAATCCCCATATGGGCTGGTGCCATCTGCGGTGACATAAGTGTCACTGCTTGAGTTACTGAATAAGTAATCAGCACCAAGTGTCAGCTTGTCTTCCATTAGGCCGCCATAACTTACGCCAGCACCTAGGTTGATAAACTTATCTTCAATATAAGCGTACCAATCTGGACTGCTGTAGCTTTGGCTGCCTGCTTGAGCAGAGTTAATCCATTGCTGACCTGCAAAACCGTAAGCAGAGAACTGCTTCGTTAGTTGCATATTAAGATTGATGTCGTAGCTGTAATCTTCTGATTCTGTTAAACCAATGACAGTGTCATCGTAATCGTCTTTGGCATAACGACCTGTTAAGTCGATGCTTAACCAGTCAAGGGGAGTGTGGCTAACACGCAGCTCAACTTCGTTGCGCTCTCTGTCTGCTAAATAGTATTTACGCATCAGTGAGTTTTCTTCGCTCGACGTTAGCTCTGTTGCTTGATACTCAGAGCCGCCACGGTTGCTGTGACCTGCTTTTAGATCGATAGTGAAATTGTCGATGGCACGAATAGACAGTTTTGCCCATAAGCTATCTTCATTGGTTTGTTCACGTTCGCTGTAAGTGCGTTCGATGTCTTTGCGATCATAGCCAGCTTGTAAGCGGTAGCCGCTAGCAATGCGGTAGCTGGCGTTCACTTTAAAGGTTGAGCGCTCAATATCCGTGGCGACATTTTCTTTGAATGTGCCACTGACGCTATCGAAGTTGTATTGTTGGAATTCAAATACTGAACTGTTGTTTTCACGATTGCTGTAGTCGTAACTACCACCAAGGCGTAAACGGTTGTTGAGCATAGAAGTGATGCGGAAGTTTGCATCTGTGGTATCGACTTCGCCGTCCCAGTTTTGAATTGGGTTGCCTGCCACTTGAATCAAATCGTCATCTTGGATCATACGACCGACAATGAAACGACCCGACATGACAGTGCGGTCTAGCTGGTACTGACCCGATAACGAGACTTGATGCGCTTGATTATCTGGGGTTGCAGCATACACATCGTATTCAGTTGGTAAGCTTAGGTTGTCAGTATTGTTTTTATACTGACTGCCAAAATAACTTAATTCAGTTAACCAGTTATCACCGGTGAGTGCTGCGCCAGCGGTGAATGAGTCAGTGGTTGAATCAACACGTTGACCAAAGTTAATTGGACCTGGGCTCACTAAACTACTGCTTTTATAACCCGTTTTATCTTCAGAGTCGAAACGCACATAGGCTTGATAAAAGTCTTGTTTGAAATCGGCGCCGATACCCACTTTTTCACGTTGCTGAGATAACTCAAATACGTACGGTACATCAGGCGTCATCATGCCATCGTCGTAGTATAAGTTGCTTTGGGCATCACCAGATTGGTAAGTGGTGATTAATGCGTAATCCGCATCAACATTGAATAAGCCTTTTTGGCCAACACTGATGTTAGCTGTGCTGTTCTCAAAGCCAAGTTGGTGAGCTTGAACACGCGCTTGGTAACCGTGTTCATCTTGGTATTCAATATCGCCACTCAGTGATGTCACAACACCATCTTGGTCAGTACCAAAGGCATTGGCAGCATGGACATCATCACTGTCGATGTAGCCTGCAGAAACGTTAACATTGCCGCTGTAACCTTGTGTTG from the Shewanella japonica genome contains:
- a CDS encoding MtrB/PioB family decaheme-associated outer membrane protein, encoding MNFKLNLITASLLMATAPAWAADFAVGNANTENLNQEKYQCKRCTSTQGYSGNVNVSAGYIDSDDVHAANAFGTDQDGVVTSLSGDIEYQDEHGYQARVQAHQLGFENSTANISVGQKGLFNVDADYALITTYQSGDAQSNLYYDDGMMTPDVPYVFELSQQREKVGIGADFKQDFYQAYVRFDSEDKTGYKSSSLVSPGPINFGQRVDSTTDSFTAGAALTGDNWLTELSYFGSQYKNNTDNLSLPTEYDVYAATPDNQAHQVSLSGQYQLDRTVMSGRFIVGRMIQDDDLIQVAGNPIQNWDGEVDTTDANFRITSMLNNRLRLGGSYDYSNRENNSSVFEFQQYNFDSVSGTFKENVATDIERSTFKVNASYRIASGYRLQAGYDRKDIERTYSEREQTNEDSLWAKLSIRAIDNFTIDLKAGHSNRGGSEYQATELTSSEENSLMRKYYLADRERNEVELRVSHTPLDWLSIDLTGRYAKDDYDDTVIGLTESEDYSYDINLNMQLTKQFSAYGFAGQQWINSAQAGSQSYSSPDWYAYIEDKFINLGAGVSYGGLMEDKLTLGADYLFSNSSSDTYVTADGTSPYGDYYSYNHSASLYANYALSDDMALKLTYSYERYYDTDDAQMTPDQVPGMVTLGELNHNYNAHQIMLNFSYVL
- a CDS encoding DMSO/selenate family reductase complex A subunit, encoding MERRSFLKMSAALGCAATVTGCNSSSKDAEPLPPQPPVDEALTWSACLVNCGSNCPVKVYSRDGMITRVETDHEVEDVYGMHQVRACARGRSLRQRTYALDRLKSPMKRVGERGEGKFVPITWDEAAETIGSKLNSVIAEHGNKAIFRSYGSGAYYGFASNGCFNRLFNLVGGCLQYFGNYSWAQQTEAAKHTFGTGSTSGSATVTLESSDFLLGFAYNPSEIRQSGSGEGYDYLQALQRANGLKVTMIDPRYTDSMTGKESSWLPIRPGTDAALAEAIAYLMISEGWVDRNSIDFINKNSVGYDAASIEAQKQIFLNSGDAKKIEYAAAMDSEENYHDYIMGQGKFADREARTPEWAAKITGISEANIKKVADDLMASEKPYIIAGAGVNRQANGEQTVRAIYMLGVLAGKLGREGSSNGELPNMTNMFRGSIPTGTNPVKEKISFFTWSEAIHNGETMTARTHGITGTDDLDTPLGTNIKVIISASDSSLLNQHADINGTAEILKDESGVELIVSCDCWMTPGAKFADIIIPDTSWLESNDLVDDSYASGAMGYITAMKAAVDPIWDCKSMYQVAALIAEKMGVGAEFTEGKTEDEWLEELYQQTRENSKNLGVSPAFPSTYKEAQEIGFFRKNMENRNVALQGFVNGGEALGTPSGKIEIHSAELAWRAANWEQNKVKGDTITAIPQYTVTWDGYEDEDTKEDYPLQLAGYHTKGRTHSSYHNVPWLREAVEDAVWMNAIDAQQYGVASGDKVEMYNDRGSIEVVVRVTPRVVPGVVALGQGAWFLPDPNGRTGSTGKVVDIGGAINSLTKYMPSPVAKGNPQHTNRVQIRKVL